ATTTGTCAATTTTGGCGGGGGTATCGGTATTCCCTACCGGCCGGAGGAAAAACGCGTTGATTTACACCTTATTTCCAGGGAAATTAAAAGGGCTTATGAAGAAAAAATCAAAGGGGCCGGTCTTGCTCCAGTCCGCGTTACTATGGAATTGGGCCGCGCTATTACCGGACCCTTTGGTTATTTAATCAGTACGGTACTTCACAAAAAGGAAATCTATAAAAATTATGTAGGTTTGGATGCCTGTATGGCCAATTTAATGCGCCCTGGCATATACGGAGCATATCACCATATCACCGTATTAGGGAAAGAAAACTGGCCTCATGATCATGTTTATGATGTGACCGGTTCGCTGTGTGAGAACAATGACAAGTTCGCCATCGACCGCAAGTTGCCGGAAATCACGCGAGGAGATATTATTGTCATCCATGACACAGGCGCCCATGGACATGCTATGGGATTTAATTATAACGGAAAGCTAAGGTCAGCAGAGCTCTTGTTAAGGCCAAACGGAGAAGTGCAGCTCATTCGCAGAGCGGAGACATTAGATGATTATTTTTCAACACTCGATTTCAATGGATTAGATGTGTGACCGAGCCTTTTTTCCAAGATCCAGCCCATTGCAAGTGGATTGAAGAGCGGATTCCAGCGTAGTGGGTGGCTGGCCAGTTAACATCCTTATAGGAGCAAGCACCATGTTAGTTCAAGCCCGCTCACCTGCATGTGCAGCGGGCTTTATAATTATTTATGCTCCTATGTGCGGATAAACAAGTCAGCCATCCGACACCGGAAACGTTAATTTCTCAATATACGTCTATAAGGACTTTCAGGTTTAAATGCAGCGTCTCAGCATTCCCGGGGTATGCCAGAGCAGCCAGCGGTAAAACTGCCGGTAACCGGTTTGTCCGAGCAAGATTTGGAGTGATTGTTCAAAGGGCTCCCGGCAGCTGAAGTACATGCCTAATAACGCTTTGGGAAAGTATTGAAACATCCTGGCAATAAATAAGGCGGCCTTGAGGTCCGACCCAAACTGTTGATAGCAGTTTCGCTCATACACTCCGAGATGCAGCCTGGTCAACGGCGCCCCCCTGGAAATAAGTGAGGCCGCTGTCGCGGCAGCCAGCCGTCCTGAGGCAACAGCATAACGGATGCCCTCTCCGGTAAACGGATCGGTATAGCCGGCAGCGTCTCCTGCCAGGATCACTCTGTCACTGACGGTGGGACGGGCGATTCCACCCAGGGGAATAAAGCCCCCCTTGCTCCTCTGTTCTTCCAAAATTCCTCTGCCTTTCAGAAAATTCGAGAAAGCTTCTTTAAGACCAGACGCGTTGGTCAACCAGGAACCCATTCCAGCAGACAGGCGACCCCTTTTGGGAAAAACCCAGCTGTAGCCCATGGGCAACTGCCCGTAATGAATTTCAATAGCCTCCCGCCAGCCGCCTTCTTCCTCACCCCTGGCCACATCGGCGCAAACACAAAAAGCCAGGTCCTTTTTGTTAAAAGGTTTTCGTACCGTTTTGGCCACCGTACTGTTAACACCGTCCGCGCCTATTACCAGAAGCCCGCTGTAGACGCCTTTGGTAGTGCTGACTGTCACTTCTCGCTCACCTGCAGCAACAGCGGTGACGCGCTCACCCTGTTTTAACTCAGCTCCAGCTGACTGTGCCAGGCTGATCAACCACTGGTCAAATATCTCTCGTGACACCAATACCATAAAGTCCTGTTCCAGGTCGATCTCCATCACCCTGTCACCATAAAACCCCCTGAAAGAAGAACACCTCGCCTCAACTATTTCAGGAGGAAGCGCAGCGCCCAAGAGGCCCATGGCAGCTGCGGTGATGCCCCCGGCACAGGTTTTCGGGCGAGGATGGTATTCTTTTTCCAGGATCATGGTTTCCAATCCCGCCCCGGCGCAGTCCCTTGCCGCCACAGCCCCGGCCGGTCCCGCTCCGACAACAATTACGTCATACCTCATGCCAGCCATACCCCCTTAGCCAATTGTCGAAGGTATTATTCCACAAAGAGGGATAAAAAAACCACCGGCTCTCTTGCTGCAGAGCCGGTGAGAACAAACTCCTTTGAAAATACACACAGAACGCTAAAAAATGCAGGTGCGAATTCATTCGCACCATGTCACACTAGCCACAAAAGTTCGGCGCTGGCGCGCCGTGTGCGATTAAAATCGCGCCTGCATCGGCTGGTATTTTCATGATACGTGGCGCGGCGATAAAAGCATGATGAGCCTTTGTCTGCAACATCATTAATTTTCCAGGGCCCGTCCCGGCAAGCGCTTGTCTCCGACGCGCCGGGTTAATTTCTCACGGTCGAAATATTCCAGGAGCGGCAAAGCAAACTTCCGGGAAGTCTGTAATAGGTCCCGTACCTCCGCTACCGTTATTTCTCCCTTGTCCCTGAGACTCTGGCTCACTTTCTGGCGGGCGCTGGCTAAAACATCCTTTAAAAAATAGAGTTCTTCGGCAATCTTAACCAGGTCCCCTGTCCTTAACATGTACTGCAGCAGTTCGGCTGCAAAAACTTCGTCCAGGCCGGCGCTGCGGCTGAGGCCATTCCATGAGGGGGGGAGGAAGGCGAACTCTTCCAGTTCATGTTTAATCCGGCTGATTAATTTTTCCTGCTGCGGGGAAGGACCTGCTGCAAAACCCTGCAGCGCTACCGCTTGCGGTGTCACACGGAGCAACCCGTCCTTTTCCATTTCCAGCAACAGCATCTGGAATACCCTGCTGTTTAAAACCTGAAATTTTCGGGAACGAAGGTCTTCCCTTGGATAGCCCTCACGGAGGGGAAAGTCGCGGTGGTATGTCTCAAGCAGCTGGGCTAGGGCAGCGGACCAGCGCTGATAAATAACTGATGAAACATAGTATGTTTTACCGTCACCACTGATCATTTTGGCCCTGCCCTCTTTGACCAGCTCGCTGGCTGCCTCGACTATCTCTTCATCCTTTAAACCCGTACCAGTTGCAATTTCGCCGGGGATATGCAACCCACTGCCGGCAGTTAGAAACTGGTCCACCAGTTCAGCCGGGGTCCCCCGCTCACGCGTTGCCAGGGCGCTTAGCACCTCACTGCGGAAACGTTTATGCTTGCGCCTGGGGAGCGGGTCTATCACGGTCCCTCCCCCGATGGTTTCCATGGGGGAATAGGAGCGGATCACAAAACGGTCACCCTTGGCCGCGACCAACTGTTCTTCCAACTCCACTTGCGCATAAGCAAGCGTTCCCGGTTCCATTTCTTCGCGGTCCAGGAGTACCACCCTGCCGAGGGTTTCACTGGTACCCAGGTAAAAACGCACCCTCGTCCTGTTTTTCAGGGGCCGCGCCGCGCTGTCCAATAACAACAGGTGGATATCTACACGGTTGGCGGGGGTCAAGGTTTTTACCCCCGCCACTACGCTGCCCCGCTCAACCTGCTCCAACTCCAGTCCGGCCAGGTTGACGGCCACCCTTTGACCGGCTTCCGCCACTTCTACCTTCTCCCCGTGCACCTGGAGGGAACGGACCCTTGAAACGAGACCCTGGGGCTGGATTTCAACGGAGTCGCCAACGCGGAGCACACCTGCTACCAGCGTGCCGGTTACCACCGTGCCGAAGCCGGTGATGGTAAAAACACGGTCCACCGGCAACCTGGGCGATCCGCTGCTTACCCTGGAGACAGTCTGCCCGGCCAACTGGTCGATTTTTTCCAGCAAGTCCCGGATGCCCTGCCCGGTTACCGCCGAAACTTTCAACACGGGGGCGTCCTCTAAAACGGTGCCTTTTAAAAAGTCGCGCGCCTCCTCCTCCACCAGTTCCAGCCAATCATCTTCCACCAGGTCGGTCTTGGTCAGTACCACAATTCCTTTTTGGACCTGCAGCAGCTGAAGGATATCCAGGTGCTCACGCGTTTGGGGCATTACTCCCTCATCGGCGGCAATCACCAGCAGGACCAGGTCGAAGCCTCCGGCTCCTGCCAGCATGTTCTTAATGAACCGTTCATGACCTGGTACATCGACAATGCCGGCCCTGCGCCCTCCCGGCAATTGCAGGGAGGCAAAGCCAAGTTCAATAGAGATGCCCCGTTCTTTTTCTTCTTTCAGGCGGTCGGTGTCGATCCCGGTTAAAGCCCTGACCAGGGCCGTCTTACCGTGGTCAACATGGCCTGCGGTACCGATAATAAGGTGTTTCAAAATAAGCACATCCTTGCTAAATTGAAAAGACCGGGTTCATATTATCCAAACTGAGGTTTATAATTGACTCCGCAAAACTGTGAATATAATTCTGAACCATATCGTGCTATCTTTCACCTTTTTCTATTGAAGCGCTTTGGCAAACGCGCCGGCCAGCAGTTGAAACTCCCCGTCTGCAATGGTGCGGACATCAAGGAGAAGTTTATCTTCCTGTACCCGCCCCATCACGGCCGGCTCACCTCGCCGCAGCGCCTCCTGCAGTTCACCTGCTGAGCTTTTTCCCGGCTGTACCACCACAACAGCGGTTGGGAGGGCTGCTGTGGGCATGGCCCCGCCACCCACCGCCGACAAACCCTCCTCCAGTTCCACCCGAGCCCGGCTTCCCGCAACCTCACGCAAGAAGACTGCCAGTTGCGAAGCTTTTTGCCGCAATTGCTCCAGAGGTACGGTCAACATCTTGAGAGTAGGGATTCCGCCAAGAGCCTGTTCTTCGTCCAGGTAAAGCCTTAAGGTAGCTTCAAGCGCCGCAACCGTCATTTTGTCGATACGAATCGCCCTCGTTAGAGGGTTCTTCTTCATTTTATCGATATAGACACGTTTTCCTATGATAATACCGGCTTGAGCTCCACCGAGAAGCTTGTCCCCGCTGAAGGTCACAATGTCTGTCCCGGCGCCGACCGTCGCCTGCACTGTAGGTTCCCAGGGCAAACCATAGCGACTCAAGTCAATAAGAAATCCGCTGCCCAGATCGGATACCACCGGGAGCTTAAACTCCCGGCCTAACTCAACCAGTTCACCGACCGTAGTCTCCCTGGTAAAGCCGACTATACGGTAATTGCTGGTATGTACGTGCAGCAGCAGCGCGGTGTCTTGACTGATTGCCCGGCGGTAGTCATCAGGATAGGTCTTGTTAGTGGCGCCGACCTCGATCAGGCGGGCGCCGCTTTGCGCCATTACTTCCGGTATCCGGAAAGAACCGCCTATTTCCACCAACTGGCCTCTGGACACAATAACCTCCTGCCCGCGCGCCATAGTGCTCAGCGCCAACAGCACAGCGGCCGCGTTATTGTTAACGACCAAAGCCGCCTCGGCCCCGGTAAGGGTTGTCAGCAATTTCTCCAGAGGGGCATACCTGGAGCCTCTCCGCCCGGTCTCCAGGTCCAATTCCAGGTTTGAGTAATTGGCCACCACATCGCTGACGGCATGCCTGGCTTGCTCAGCCAGGGGCGCCCTCCCCAGGTTGGTATGAAGGACAACACCTGTCGCGTTAATGACCCGGCGCAGGTTGGGACGAACCGAACGTGTTGCCGCGGCTATGGTTTTTAAAACAACCCGCTCCAGACAGGCGGGCTTTCCACCTTCCCCGGCAACCAATGTGTCCTCCGAGAGAATTGCCATCCTTTCTGCAGCAAGAGCTTCCCTGATAGCGTCAACTACAACGCTGCGGGGATATGAGGCCAAGGCTTCGTTCATCTGGTCACACCTCAGAACCTCGTCAACTGACGGCAAAAGTCTGAGTAATTGATTCCGCATAGGTCCTCCTAAAATAGTACAGTTATTTATTCAATACTATTTTTAGACTATTTTAAAATTATATGGCAGTATGGGAGCAAAAGCAAGTATTAGGGCATAAAGACTCCATAAACCCCGTTTTTTGAGGGCATTAATAACATTTGCAAATAGGTCAACGGATTTGTATAATTATTATGGTATGAACCATGAAGCAAGTGAACCGCGTGTAACAGCGGTTTTATTTATTTTCCGCTGTGGCAGGAAAAAACAGGACCGTTGTCATATATTTGTCATATGCATGATTGAGCCGACAAACCGCACCGTGTCTGCTGCCATATTTGATGGGAGGTTAAAACAATGATCCAAGAGGTGCGTGTCATAGCTAAACCGGGACTTCCGGACAGCAAGGGCGATGAAAGCCTGTATGAGATAAACCGGGCTCTGGGTATCCAGAGCGTTGAGAAGGTCCGGACTGCCCGGGTATTCCGTTTTGAAGGGATTTCTGAAAAAGAAGCCGCCTACCTGGCCGGGAAACTCCTGGCCGAGGATGTGTTTCAGACTTACCGGGTTAACGGCCCTGTCATTGAAGATGCGGCGGTCGTGCTTGAGGTTGCCTATAAACCTGGAGTTATGAACCCGGAAGCTGCTTCTTTACTCAAGTCGGCCTCAGACCTCGGCATAACCGGACTAATTGCCGCGGATTCAAGCTGGGAATACGGCTTTTACGGCCGTGACATATCCGGCGCGGATATTGAGCGCATCTTAAACAGCCTGCTGGTAAATGCCACCATCGAGTACGTGGTCAGGGAAAAACCTCAAACCCTGGTTATCAAAGGAGTTCCCGGCCCGACCGGGGTTATCCCCATCCGCCGGATGAGCGACGAGGAACTGCTTACCTTAAGCCGGGACAAGCTCTTTTTAAACCTCGAGGAAATGAAGGTAGTTCAAAAATATTTTGCCGGTCTGCAAAGAGACCCCACCGACTGTGAAATAGAGATTATTGCCCAAACCTGGTCGGAGCACTGCGTGCATAAAACCTTCAGGGCCAAAATCTCAATGGACGGGCAAGAAAAACCCCCTCTGCTGAAACGATTAAAAGACGCTACAGCCCGGAGCAAACACCCATTGGTACTTTCAGCTTTTGTTGACAACTCCGGGGTCATGGAGTTTTATGAGGGTACGGCAATTTGCGGCAAGGTTGAGACTCACAACTCCCCTTCTGCCATCGAGCCTTACGGCGGCGCTATGACCGGCAGCGGCGGCGTCTTCCGGGATATTGTCGGAACCGGTTTGGGAGCGAAAGTGCTGGCCTCCACCAACATGTTCTGTTTCGCGCCGCCGGGAACCCCCGGCGAAGATATACCGCCCGGCTGCCTTCACCCCCACTACCTGTTGCGGCGGGTTGTTACAGGAGTCAAAGACTACGGCAACCGGATGGGTATCCCGACCAACAACGGGTCGGTCCATTTTCACCCTGATTTCCGGGCCAAACCCACCGTAATCGTGGGCGCTTACGGTATCCTTCCGGCAGGTTCCAGCCGGAAACGCCAGCCGGAAGCGGGCGACCTGGTCCTTACTCTTGGCGGGCGCACCGGGCGTGACGGCATCCACGGAGCTACTTTTTCCAGCGGCGAGATGACCGACCGGACTATTGACGTCAACGCCAGCGCTGTCCAGATTGGCCACCCGATTGAAGAAAAGCGAATGTTTGACGCCATCCTGGCCGCCAGGGACAAAGGACTGCTCCGGGCCATCACCGACTGCGGCGCCGGCGGATTTGCTTCGGCTGTAGGAGAAATGGGCTCGGAAATCGGGGTCAACATAGCCCTGGACCGGGCGCCGTTGAAATACCCTGGTCTGGCGCCGTGGGAAATCCTGCTTTCGGAGAGCCAGGAAAGGATGGTGCTGGCAGTTGCTCCAGCGCACCTTGAGCAACTGCTGGAAATCTGCCGGGGTTACAACGTTGAAGCCACCGTCCTGGGTGAATTCACAGGGGACAAGCGCTTTTGCGCCACTTATGAAGGCTTGACCGTAATGGACCTGGAGATGGAGTTTCTGCACGACGGGCTGCCCCAGCGGTTTATGACGGCTGCCTGGCAGCGGCCGGAACACCCCGAACCCACACTGCGGGAAACGCGTAACTGGTCCAGGCTGTTTGCCCGCGTCATGGGGCACTTGAATGTTTGTTCCAAAGAACCAATTATCAGGCTGTACGACCATGGTGTTCAGGGGACCAGCGCACTTCCGCCGTTTGCCGGGGCGAATGGGGACGGACCAAATGACGCCGCCATCCTCACCCCTCTGCTGGGGAAACCTTACGGCATGGTTATCTCACATGGATTAAACCCTGTTTTAAATATGATCGACCCTTACCACGGCAGTCTCTGGGCGGCTGCGGAAGCTGTCTCCAACGCCGTTTCGTCCGGCGCCAACCCAAGAGAAATGGTCTTGATCGATAACTTTATCTGGCCTTTCCCGGACGAGGACGCTTTAGGCGCACTTGACATGTCGGTTGATGCCTGCGTCGACTTCGTCCGCGCCACGGGCATGCCTTTCATATCGGGAAAAGACAGCCTTTCCAGCACTTACCGGGGCCAAGACGGAACAGTCATTAAAATTCCGCCGGTCCTCTGTGTTTCCGTATTTGGACGAATACCTGATGTTTCACGAACCGTGTCGGCAGATTTTAAAGGAGCAGGCAATCAAATCGTACTGGTGGGTTGCCGCAACACGTCCGAAATGGCAGGCTCCGTTTATTACGACCTGCAGGGCGCCATTGGGCAAAACCTGCCGAAGCTCGACCCTGACAACCTGATGAAGGTCTTTGAAGCCGTCTACGCGGCCATAGACTCCGGCAAACTATTGGCCTGTCATGATATCAGTGAAGGAGGTCTGGGCGCGGCTCTGGCCGAAATGTGCTTCGGTGGCGCTACAGGCGCTTCAATCACAATACCTGCGGACGAAAATCCTGAGCAATTCCTTTTCAATGAGACGGCAGGCTGCTTCCTGGCCGAGCTGCCTGCAGATGCGGACCTGGCGGATATCTTTAGCGGGGTACCTTGCAGCGTCATCGGCAAGACAACCGCGGGAGGACTGCTCACCGCAGAGCAGTATGGAAAAACGCTGTTCACCCTCAACCTGGATGAGTTAAAGGAAGCCTGGCAGCGGCCGATGAAGGAGGTATTCCATTAATGCTGAAACCCCGTGTTTGCATACTGAGGACCGACGGGATCAACTGCGACGAAGAAACTTTTTACGCCTTTAACAAGGCAGGAGCCGAATGCCGCATGGTCCATGTCAATCAGATCAGAAGCGGTGAAGAAAAGCTGGCTTCCTATCAGATTCTCGCATTGCCCGGTGGTTTTTCCTATGGTGACGACGTCCACTCAGGTAAAATCCTGGCGGTGGAACTGGCCTCCTTCTTGAAAGAACAATTGGAGGAGTTTGTAGCGGCCGGCAAGCTGGTCCTTGGGATTTGCAATGGTTTCCAGGTACTGGTGCGCACCGGGCTCCTGCCGGAGCGTCATCTTGGCGAAATAAACGCTACCCTGATGGCCAATGAAAATAGTCATTTTGAATGCCGCTGGGTTAACCTGCTGGTAGAGCGCAGTCATTGTGTCTTCACCCGCAGCCTGGAAGGTTCCATCATCAGCGTACAGGTCGCCCACGGCGAAGGTAAATTTTATACAGCCCCGGCCACACTCCAGGGTATAGAAAACCGGGGCCAGGTTGTCTTCCGCTACGCCGGTCCCGACGGAAGACCCACGGTGCTGTACCCGCATAACCCCAACGGCTCTCTGAACGCAATTGCCGGTGTCTGTGATACCACAGGGAGGATTATGGGGATGATGCCTCACCCGGAAAGGTTTGTGGAAAAAACCCAGCACCCCAACTGGCGCAGGATGCTGTCGGACACCATCCCGCACGGCCTGGCTATTTTTAAAAACGCGGTCGATTATTCTAAACAGATGTAGTCAATACCAAGCGCATGCCACCGGGATCTATAAGACTCGCTGCAAAGCGGCGAGTCTTATAGATCCCGTTTTTTTAAACCTGTATGATGATGAATACTGCCAACCAAAGCCCGTTTTTGTAACTGACTGACTAACATCTTAAAAGTGCCGACAACTGCACTTTTTTTTTCCACCCTGAAAATACAAACAGGCGTATCCCCTATAGGTGCGAATCATTCGCCCAAAAATTGCATTAGACGCCCAAGTGCGGCGCTGAAGCGCCGTTGTGCGATTGAAATGGCGCCTACATATTTTCATGATACGCGGCGGCGTGTGGAACTACCCTGCATTAAATACCGGCGGCCGTAAAACAATATAAAAAAACATGTCACCCGGCACACGACCGGGAAGCTTATCTTGGGAGGTTTGAAGCAGCTTGAATTATTCTCGCCTGGGAGCCGCAACGTTTGCATTTGTTTTTTTCTGTTTTGCGCTGACCTCAACGTCTGAGGCCTTGCAGAACTTGGCCTGCCCGCTCAATCCCGAGCAAGGTCGCGTACTTTTTTTAAAAGAGCCCAATATTTCAGGACGTGATGTGGCCGAACTTCAGGAAAGGCTTAAAGCGCTTGGCTACTACAAAGGTGCTATTAACAGTGTCTATAACGACGAAACGTCACGGGCTGTGGCCTCAGCCCAGGAGAACCTCGATCTGCACCCCAATGGTACGGTTGACCATGTTACCCTCCAGGCACTGGTTGCCGCTACCGATCAGAAGCTTTTTAAGTCAAAAATGCCTGCTGTTCCCGAGAAAGTCAGCGTTATCATTGATATGGACAGGCTCATCCTGACCATTTTTGACGGGACGGAGCCGGTCCGGCAGTATCCGGTTGCCATGGGCAAATATGAAACCCCTACCCCGGTTGGCAACTGGGAAATCGTCTCAAAGTCCATGAATCCGCCTGACGCTATGGGTACACGGTGGCTTGGGCTTAATATCCCTTACGGAAACTACGGTATCCACGGCACCAACGTGCCCGGCAGCATCGGGAGCTTTGCCAGCCACGGCTGTATCCGTATGCATAATGCACATGTGGAGGAAATATTCCCCAGTGTAACCGTAGGTACAGCAGTAACCATCGTCGGGACACCTTTCGGAGCGCCCGGCGCCCCGCCCTCCGTCCTCGGGCTTGGCAGTAGAGGGCCGGATGTCCTGGAGGTCCAGCGCTCTTTAAAAAGGCTGGGTTACCTGAAATGGAACCCCGACGGCTTTTGGGGAGAAGGCACTGAAAAGGCAGTGAAAAAATTAAGGCAGGACAACGGCCTGAAAGGGATGAACGTAGTGGATGACGAAGTTTATAATTTGCTGGGGCTTTAATAACCAGCGCCTTGCTGCATGCTCTTAGGGGGTGCTAGGGATCAAATACGATATAATTATCGCCGGCGCCGGCCCGGCCGGTTCAACCCTGGCTTACCTCGTGGATCATAAGACCAATCTTAATAAAACACCGGATCTGTTACAGCCTGATGGAAAAACACCCCGCTATCGCTGAACTGATGTGCCGAACCCTTACCGGTGAAACAAGCTACGCCGACCTTAAAGATAGCGCGCTGCGCCTGGCACGCAAGGTTGCGACAATAGCCCGGCAGGCTTGACCGGGTGATCATTTATTCAACGGATTCTCCCCATACGTGCAGCTTGGCCCTTTCATCAATCAAACCGCTCTTGTAAGCGTAATCGTAATAAACAAGCAGTGCCCGGCGGCAGCTTTCGTCAAAATCGTAGCTGATTGTTGCAAAATAATCCTCAATAACGGGCAGCGGCAGGCCGGTTTGTTTTCTGGCTTGGGCAATTATAGCAGGCATCCGATTGAGTCCCATGATCTTTGATTCCAGAAGAATATTGCTGATCTTAGCTATTTTGTCAGAACGGTCATTGGAGTCTGAGCTCCGGACCACCCATAAAGCGTATACCATTTTTTCCCCGGTGAATTCCTGCCAAACCTCGCCAAGATCGGTCACATGATAGGGCAGGTGTTCTTCTTTCACCCGCTGGTAGGCCAGCATAGCGTCATCCCCGGTCAGCAGCGCCCCGTCCGACCATGCCATCATATGGTCAAGTTCAGGGGACAATGTCTCAAACTGTACGTCCACATGGTAGTAGTGGTCGAACAATACTTTTAACAGAACTACTGAGGCGGCGGATGTTTCAGCGAGGCTGACATTCCGGCCTTCAAGTTCCGTAACCGGAAGTTTACTAAAAAAAAGGGTGTTGGATACCCGGCCCTTGGCGCTGATAGACAGGCCTGGCAGAATAAGGCAGTAGTCCATGTTGCGAGCGTATTCTATTGAGGATATCGGGGTCACATCCAGATCCCCCTGCAAAAAAAGCTTGTTTAAACAGGTCGGCGCTCCTTTGACCAATTCGGCATCCAGGGACAGGAGACCCTCTTCCAGGGCATGGTAGACCGGCAGACAGTTCAGGTAATCCACCTGCCCTATGCGAAGTCTGGACACTATAAACCCCCCTCAACAACATTATTAATGGCGTCCCGATCAAGGATGTCTTTATGTAATATAGTTATGCATTTATCGTTTAATACCAATATGTACAGCAACAATTCCACCGGTAAGTTCGTGATAGTAAACGTCAGCCAGGCCGGCTTTTTGGAAAAGCTCGCAGACTTCCGACTGGTGGGGGAAATTTTTCAGTGAGGTGGGAAGCCAGCTATACGGACCATTCTGGCCTACCCCCATCCTTCCCAGCAGGGGCACCAGGTGATTGAAATATAAATAATATAGCTGTTTGAAAACGGGCGCGCCTGGTTTAGCCAGTTCCAGGGAGAGGACTTTCCCGCCTGGTTTGACCACCCTGCGCATCTCCTTAATCGTTTTAAGGATATCCGGCACATTGCGCAGGGCAAAGCCAATAGTGGCACAGTCAAAAGTATTGTCCTCAAACGGCAGCTGCATGGCGTTCCCTTTCACCAACTCAATCACCCCCTGGTAAGGGGTGCGCTTGATGTTGTCAACTGCCTTCTGCAGCATATTCTCACAGAAGTCAAGGCCCACCACTCGCCCGTTCATGCCTACCACCCTGGCCTGTTCGAGCGCCAGCATACCGGTGCCGCAACAGACATCCAGCCCCGCGCTGCCTGGCTGGAGCCCGGAATGACGGACCGTGAACTTTCTCCAATATTTATCACGGTTGAAAGACAAGGTTGTATTGAGCAGGTCATACCTGTGGGCAATAGACGAGAAAACCTCGTGGACGTATCTTTCTTTATCGCGGTCATGCGCAAACTGCATTTAACACCCTTCTTCACCAGTTACCTAGATTACCATCCGGCAGGCAGCCAACCCCTGGCCGGATAAATTGCATACCAGTTTTTCAAGCCATAACCTTTCCGGCTTGCAAGGAATAAGGTGCAGCGCCTCTTTGGCCTCAAGAAGATAAGGCGCTGCATGTTCCGCTTTCATACCCTCCTCCAGGAGGCCATAAGCCATACCAAGGCTTTTCCCAAAACGCCTCATAGTTTTCTGGTCGACTACAGGCGCGCCGGCCAGTTGTGCGCTCAGAGAACAGCACCCGCCAAACAGCTCGGCTGATTCCTTTTGAATTGCGTCACGTAAAGCCCTGGTGGGGGAAGTCTGCGACTTGAGCTTCTGC
This region of Pelotomaculum schinkii genomic DNA includes:
- a CDS encoding geranylgeranyl reductase family protein; amino-acid sequence: MRYDVIVVGAGPAGAVAARDCAGAGLETMILEKEYHPRPKTCAGGITAAAMGLLGAALPPEIVEARCSSFRGFYGDRVMEIDLEQDFMVLVSREIFDQWLISLAQSAGAELKQGERVTAVAAGEREVTVSTTKGVYSGLLVIGADGVNSTVAKTVRKPFNKKDLAFCVCADVARGEEEGGWREAIEIHYGQLPMGYSWVFPKRGRLSAGMGSWLTNASGLKEAFSNFLKGRGILEEQRSKGGFIPLGGIARPTVSDRVILAGDAAGYTDPFTGEGIRYAVASGRLAAATAASLISRGAPLTRLHLGVYERNCYQQFGSDLKAALFIARMFQYFPKALLGMYFSCREPFEQSLQILLGQTGYRQFYRWLLWHTPGMLRRCI
- the selB gene encoding selenocysteine-specific translation elongation factor, with protein sequence MKHLIIGTAGHVDHGKTALVRALTGIDTDRLKEEKERGISIELGFASLQLPGGRRAGIVDVPGHERFIKNMLAGAGGFDLVLLVIAADEGVMPQTREHLDILQLLQVQKGIVVLTKTDLVEDDWLELVEEEARDFLKGTVLEDAPVLKVSAVTGQGIRDLLEKIDQLAGQTVSRVSSGSPRLPVDRVFTITGFGTVVTGTLVAGVLRVGDSVEIQPQGLVSRVRSLQVHGEKVEVAEAGQRVAVNLAGLELEQVERGSVVAGVKTLTPANRVDIHLLLLDSAARPLKNRTRVRFYLGTSETLGRVVLLDREEMEPGTLAYAQVELEEQLVAAKGDRFVIRSYSPMETIGGGTVIDPLPRRKHKRFRSEVLSALATRERGTPAELVDQFLTAGSGLHIPGEIATGTGLKDEEIVEAASELVKEGRAKMISGDGKTYYVSSVIYQRWSAALAQLLETYHRDFPLREGYPREDLRSRKFQVLNSRVFQMLLLEMEKDGLLRVTPQAVALQGFAAGPSPQQEKLISRIKHELEEFAFLPPSWNGLSRSAGLDEVFAAELLQYMLRTGDLVKIAEELYFLKDVLASARQKVSQSLRDKGEITVAEVRDLLQTSRKFALPLLEYFDREKLTRRVGDKRLPGRALEN
- the selA gene encoding L-seryl-tRNA(Sec) selenium transferase, which gives rise to MRNQLLRLLPSVDEVLRCDQMNEALASYPRSVVVDAIREALAAERMAILSEDTLVAGEGGKPACLERVVLKTIAAATRSVRPNLRRVINATGVVLHTNLGRAPLAEQARHAVSDVVANYSNLELDLETGRRGSRYAPLEKLLTTLTGAEAALVVNNNAAAVLLALSTMARGQEVIVSRGQLVEIGGSFRIPEVMAQSGARLIEVGATNKTYPDDYRRAISQDTALLLHVHTSNYRIVGFTRETTVGELVELGREFKLPVVSDLGSGFLIDLSRYGLPWEPTVQATVGAGTDIVTFSGDKLLGGAQAGIIIGKRVYIDKMKKNPLTRAIRIDKMTVAALEATLRLYLDEEQALGGIPTLKMLTVPLEQLRQKASQLAVFLREVAGSRARVELEEGLSAVGGGAMPTAALPTAVVVVQPGKSSAGELQEALRRGEPAVMGRVQEDKLLLDVRTIADGEFQLLAGAFAKALQ
- the purL gene encoding phosphoribosylformylglycinamidine synthase subunit PurL — translated: MIQEVRVIAKPGLPDSKGDESLYEINRALGIQSVEKVRTARVFRFEGISEKEAAYLAGKLLAEDVFQTYRVNGPVIEDAAVVLEVAYKPGVMNPEAASLLKSASDLGITGLIAADSSWEYGFYGRDISGADIERILNSLLVNATIEYVVREKPQTLVIKGVPGPTGVIPIRRMSDEELLTLSRDKLFLNLEEMKVVQKYFAGLQRDPTDCEIEIIAQTWSEHCVHKTFRAKISMDGQEKPPLLKRLKDATARSKHPLVLSAFVDNSGVMEFYEGTAICGKVETHNSPSAIEPYGGAMTGSGGVFRDIVGTGLGAKVLASTNMFCFAPPGTPGEDIPPGCLHPHYLLRRVVTGVKDYGNRMGIPTNNGSVHFHPDFRAKPTVIVGAYGILPAGSSRKRQPEAGDLVLTLGGRTGRDGIHGATFSSGEMTDRTIDVNASAVQIGHPIEEKRMFDAILAARDKGLLRAITDCGAGGFASAVGEMGSEIGVNIALDRAPLKYPGLAPWEILLSESQERMVLAVAPAHLEQLLEICRGYNVEATVLGEFTGDKRFCATYEGLTVMDLEMEFLHDGLPQRFMTAAWQRPEHPEPTLRETRNWSRLFARVMGHLNVCSKEPIIRLYDHGVQGTSALPPFAGANGDGPNDAAILTPLLGKPYGMVISHGLNPVLNMIDPYHGSLWAAAEAVSNAVSSGANPREMVLIDNFIWPFPDEDALGALDMSVDACVDFVRATGMPFISGKDSLSSTYRGQDGTVIKIPPVLCVSVFGRIPDVSRTVSADFKGAGNQIVLVGCRNTSEMAGSVYYDLQGAIGQNLPKLDPDNLMKVFEAVYAAIDSGKLLACHDISEGGLGAALAEMCFGGATGASITIPADENPEQFLFNETAGCFLAELPADADLADIFSGVPCSVIGKTTAGGLLTAEQYGKTLFTLNLDELKEAWQRPMKEVFH